Proteins co-encoded in one Quercus robur chromosome 8, dhQueRobu3.1, whole genome shotgun sequence genomic window:
- the LOC126694321 gene encoding uncharacterized protein LOC126694321: protein MMHCLVVLSIFVLCVSVSHNNGLVQADNAPSPSPNPNPTPTPTNSPSPSTSPASPSHSPATSPTTSPALSPPTSTPTISPASPSKSPALSPPTSTPAISPPLSTPPAKSPSVSPAKSPATTPAQSVSPTPSPSANGSSPIPSPVSLPTPVSSPATTPASAPESVPVGAPNLPQPPTTAATPETPAGIPSSSATPAEAPVVVPKSSTPSTAPAISSPETAPGPVSDESGSDSKNRVRVILSGLAVMAALTL from the coding sequence ATGATGCATTGTCTTGTTGTACTTTCCATTTTCGTTTTGTGTGTCTCGGTTTCACACAACAATGGTTTGGTACAAGCGGACAATGCGCCTTCTCCAtctccaaacccaaacccaacgcCAACGCCAACAAACTCACCCTCTCCATCAACTTCTCCGGCCAGTCCTTCGCATTCTCCGGCGACTTCTCCGACCACTTCTCCGGCTTTATCGCCTCCTACATCAACTCCGACAATTTCTCCGGCATCCCCTTCAAAGTCTCCGGCTTTATCGCCGCCTACGTCCACTCCGGCAATTTCTCCACCATTGTCGACCCCACCGGCGAAATCCCCGTCAGTTTCACCGGCCAAATCTCCGGCGACCACCCCGGCACAGTCGGTTTCTCCCACCCCAAGTCCGTCGGCAAATGGGTCTTCTCCAATTCCGTCCCCTGTAAGTCTTCCGACGCCGGTTTCATCTCCGGCTACCACTCCGGCGAGCGCGCCAGAATCGGTTCCTGTCGGGGCTCCGAATCTGCCACAGCCTCCTACTACTGCCGCCACTCCAGAGACCCCAGCGGGCATTCCATCGAGTTCGGCAACTCCGGCGGAGGCACCGGTAGTGGTTCCAAAGAGCAGTACACCAAGTACGGCGCCGGCAATTTCTTCACCGGAAACGGCACCAGGCCCGGTTAGTGATGAGTCGGGTTCGGATTCAAAGAATAGGGTTCGGGTCATTTTAAGTGGTCTGGCTGTTATGGCTGCTTTGACTCtctaa
- the LOC126694319 gene encoding inactive beta-amylase 4, chloroplastic isoform X2, producing the protein MTTVENGGVACNYRLRRRSYYGFRELGLLEKPQILRILRNVSMISLLRNGLYTRCPSPARNTCIFSMILETSRHNRVPVYVMMPVDTFGFDPSGSPRIRKIKALTVSLKALKLAGVRGIAVEVWWGIVERFSPVAYDWSLYEQLFQLISQLGLKLHVDLSFHSNRHTSSGGSGDVSLPLWILEIGEHNKDIYYRDQNGFSNDDYLTLGVDQLPLFCGRTALQCYEDFMFSFVNKFESFFGSVIEEISVGLGPSGELRYPAHPFGDGRWKFPGIGEFQCYDKYMMEDLRMAASQEGKPQWGDKGPQNAGYYNSLPSGVPFFEGGEDGFLSDYGRFFLEWYSGRLIHHADVILAKAANILKQYQGNKRTTVTLVAKIGGIYWSYHTVSHPAELTAGYYNTACRDGYDPVALMLSRHGAAMHISK; encoded by the exons ATGACAACAGTTGAGAATGGAGGAGTGGCATGTAATTACAGGCTAAGGAGAAGAAGCTACTATGGTTTCAGGGAACTGGGCTTACTTGAGAAGCCACAAATTTTGAGAATTCTTCGAAACGTTTCGATGATATCTCTACTCAGAAACGGCCTTTATACTCGCTGCCCATCTCCTGCTAGAAACACTTGCATTTTCAG CATGATATTGGAGACATCTAGACATAATAGGGTCCCTGTATATGTGATGATGCCTGTGGACACATTTGGCTTTGATCCTTCAGGGAGTCCAAGGATTAGAAA AATCAAGGCCTTAACTGTATCTCTAAAAGCACTCAAGTTGGCAGGTGTCCGTGGAATTGCAGTTGAGGTTTGGTGGGGAATTGTAGAGCGTTTCTCTCCAGTTGCATATGATTGGTCTCTTTATGAACAGCTTTTCCAACTGATATCTCAGCTGGGGTTGAAGTTGCATGTTGACCTGTCTTTTCACTCAAATAGGCATACTTCATCTGGTGGTAGTGGGGATGTTAGTCTCCCTTTGTGGATTCTAGAG ATTGGTGAGCACAATAAGGATATATATTATCGAGATCAAAATGGATTTTCCAATGATGATTATCTTACTCTAGGAGTGGACCAACTTCCTCTGTTTTGTGGCCGGACTGCCCTCCAGTGTTACGAAGACTTCATGTTCAGTTTTGTTAACAAATTTGAGTCCTTTTTTGGAAGTGTGATTGAGGAGATAAGTGTTGGTCTTGGTCCTTCTGGAGAGCTTAG ATATCCTGCACATCCTTTTGGTGATGGCAGATGGAAGTTTCCCGGAATTGGCGAATTCCAGTGTTATGACAAGTACAT GATGGAGGACTTGAGGATGGCTGCATCCCAAGAAGGAAAGCCTCAGTGGGGAGATAAGGGCCCACAGAATGCTGGCTATTATAACAGTCTCCCGTCTGGGGTTCCTTTCTTTGAAGGAGGAGAGGATGGATTTCTTTCTGATTATGGTCGGTTTTTCCTT GAATGGTACAGTGGTAGGTTGATTCACCATGCAGATGTTATTCTTGCAAAGGCAGCTAATATTTTGAAGCAGTATCAAGGCAATAAGAGAACTACTGTTACGTTAGTGGCTAAAATTGGTGGAATATATTGGTCGTACCACACAGTATCACACCCTGCTGAACTTACTGCTGGTTACTACAACACTGCTTGCCGGGATGGTTATGATCCTGTTGCTCTGATGTTATCTCGTCATGGTGCTGCAATGCATATTTC AAAATAA
- the LOC126694319 gene encoding inactive beta-amylase 4, chloroplastic isoform X1 — translation MTTVENGGVACNYRLRRRSYYGFRELGLLEKPQILRILRNVSMISLLRNGLYTRCPSPARNTCIFSMILETSRHNRVPVYVMMPVDTFGFDPSGSPRIRKIKALTVSLKALKLAGVRGIAVEVWWGIVERFSPVAYDWSLYEQLFQLISQLGLKLHVDLSFHSNRHTSSGGSGDVSLPLWILEIGEHNKDIYYRDQNGFSNDDYLTLGVDQLPLFCGRTALQCYEDFMFSFVNKFESFFGSVIEEISVGLGPSGELRYPAHPFGDGRWKFPGIGEFQCYDKYMMEDLRMAASQEGKPQWGDKGPQNAGYYNSLPSGVPFFEGGEDGFLSDYGRFFLEWYSGRLIHHADVILAKAANILKQYQGNKRTTVTLVAKIGGIYWSYHTVSHPAELTAGYYNTACRDGYDPVALMLSRHGAAMHISCFEMRDSETSPACLCSPEGLLEQIRTVSKKRIINVIGRNNNERFDKAGLWQIYANCYHPRSEFVTSFTFFRMNEKIFRVENWTNFVPFVKKMSREL, via the exons ATGACAACAGTTGAGAATGGAGGAGTGGCATGTAATTACAGGCTAAGGAGAAGAAGCTACTATGGTTTCAGGGAACTGGGCTTACTTGAGAAGCCACAAATTTTGAGAATTCTTCGAAACGTTTCGATGATATCTCTACTCAGAAACGGCCTTTATACTCGCTGCCCATCTCCTGCTAGAAACACTTGCATTTTCAG CATGATATTGGAGACATCTAGACATAATAGGGTCCCTGTATATGTGATGATGCCTGTGGACACATTTGGCTTTGATCCTTCAGGGAGTCCAAGGATTAGAAA AATCAAGGCCTTAACTGTATCTCTAAAAGCACTCAAGTTGGCAGGTGTCCGTGGAATTGCAGTTGAGGTTTGGTGGGGAATTGTAGAGCGTTTCTCTCCAGTTGCATATGATTGGTCTCTTTATGAACAGCTTTTCCAACTGATATCTCAGCTGGGGTTGAAGTTGCATGTTGACCTGTCTTTTCACTCAAATAGGCATACTTCATCTGGTGGTAGTGGGGATGTTAGTCTCCCTTTGTGGATTCTAGAG ATTGGTGAGCACAATAAGGATATATATTATCGAGATCAAAATGGATTTTCCAATGATGATTATCTTACTCTAGGAGTGGACCAACTTCCTCTGTTTTGTGGCCGGACTGCCCTCCAGTGTTACGAAGACTTCATGTTCAGTTTTGTTAACAAATTTGAGTCCTTTTTTGGAAGTGTGATTGAGGAGATAAGTGTTGGTCTTGGTCCTTCTGGAGAGCTTAG ATATCCTGCACATCCTTTTGGTGATGGCAGATGGAAGTTTCCCGGAATTGGCGAATTCCAGTGTTATGACAAGTACAT GATGGAGGACTTGAGGATGGCTGCATCCCAAGAAGGAAAGCCTCAGTGGGGAGATAAGGGCCCACAGAATGCTGGCTATTATAACAGTCTCCCGTCTGGGGTTCCTTTCTTTGAAGGAGGAGAGGATGGATTTCTTTCTGATTATGGTCGGTTTTTCCTT GAATGGTACAGTGGTAGGTTGATTCACCATGCAGATGTTATTCTTGCAAAGGCAGCTAATATTTTGAAGCAGTATCAAGGCAATAAGAGAACTACTGTTACGTTAGTGGCTAAAATTGGTGGAATATATTGGTCGTACCACACAGTATCACACCCTGCTGAACTTACTGCTGGTTACTACAACACTGCTTGCCGGGATGGTTATGATCCTGTTGCTCTGATGTTATCTCGTCATGGTGCTGCAATGCATATTTC CTGCTTTGAAATGAGAGACAGTGAAACCTCACCAGCATGTCTTTGCAGCCCAGAAGGATTACTTGAACAG ATTCGAACTGTTTCAAAGAAAAGGATAATCAATGTGATTGGAAGAAATAACAATGAACGATTTGACAAG GCTGGATTATGGCAAATATATGCAAACTGTTACCATCCACGGTCAGAATTTGTAACATCATTTACATTTTTCAGGATGAATGAAAAGATTTTTAGGGTTGAAAACTGGACGAACTTTGTCCCCTTTGTTAAAAAGATGAGCAGAGAGTTGTAA